The Piliocolobus tephrosceles isolate RC106 chromosome 3, ASM277652v3, whole genome shotgun sequence genome has a window encoding:
- the ADRA2C gene encoding alpha-2C adrenergic receptor — protein MASPALAAALAVAAAAGPNASGAGERGSGANASGASWGPPGGQYSAGAVAGLAAVVGFLIVFTVVGNVLVVIAVLTSRALRAPQNLFLLSLASADILVATLVMPFSLANELMAYWYFGQVWCGVYLALDVLFCTSSIVHLCAISLDRYWSVTQAVEYNLKRTPRRVKATIVAVWLISAIISFPPLVSLYRQPDGAAYPQCGLNDETWYILASCIGSFFAPCLIMGLVYARIYRVAKLRTRTLSEKRAPVGPDGASPTTENGLGAAAGTGENGHCAPPRADVEPEESSAAAERRQRRGALRRGGRRRAGAEGGAGGADGQGAGPGAAESGALTASRSPGPGGRLSRASSRSVEFFLSRRRRARSSVCRRKVAQAREKRFTFVLAVVMGVFVLCWFPFFFTYSLYGICREACQVPVPLFKFFFWIGYCNSSLNPVIYTVFNQDFRRSFKHILFRRRRRGFRQ, from the coding sequence ATGGCGTCCCCGGCGCTGGCGGCGGCGCTGGCGGTGGCGGCAGCTGCGGGCCCCAATGCGAGCGGCGCGGGCGAGAGGGGCAGCGGCGCCAACGCCTCGGGGGCTTCCTGGGGACCGCCGGGCGGCCAGTACTCGGCGGGTGCGGTGGCAGGGCTGGCGGCCGTGGTGGGTTTCCTCATCGTCTTCACCGTGGTGGGCAACGTGCTGGTGGTGATCGCCGTGCTGACCAGCCGGGCGCTGCGCGCGCCGCAGAACCTCTTCCTGTTGTCGCTGGCCTCGGCCGACATCCTGGTGGCCACGCTGGTCATGCCCTTCTCGCTGGCCAACGAGCTAATGGCCTACTGGTACTTCGGGCAGGTGTGGTGTGGCGTGTACCTGGCGCTCGATGTGCTGTTTTGCACCTCATCGATCGTGCACCTGTGTGCCATCAGCCTGGACCGCTACTGGTCGGTGACGCAGGCCGTCGAGTACAACCTGAAGCGCACGCCACGCCGCGTCAAGGCCACCATCGTGGCCGTGTGGCTCATCTCGGCCATCATCTCCTTCCCGCCGCTGGTCTCGCTCTACCGCCAGCCCGACGGCGCCGCCTACCCGCAGTGCGGCCTCAACGACGAGACCTGGTACATCCTGGCCTCCTGCATCGGCTCCTTCTTCGCGCCCTGCCTCATCATGGGCCTGGTGTATGCGCGCATCTACCGCGTGGCCAAGTTGCGCACGCGCACGCTCAGCGAGAAGCGCGCCCCCGTGGGCCCCGACGGTGCGTCCCCGACCACCGAAAACGGGCTGGGCGCGGCGGCGGGCACGGGCGAGAACGGGCACTGCGCGCCCCCGCGCGCAGACGTGGAGCCGGAAGAGAGCAGTGCGGCGGCCGAGAGGCGGCAGCGCCGGGGGGCGCTGCGGAGGGGCGGGCGGCGGCGCGCGGGCGCTGAAGGGGGCGCGGGCGGCGCCGACGGgcagggggcggggccgggggcggCTGAGTCGGGGGCGCTGACCGCCTCCAGGTCCCCGGGCCCCGGCGGCCGCCTGTCGCGCGCCAGCTCGCGCTCCGTCGAGTTCTTCCTGTCGCGCAGGCGCCGGGCGCGCAGCAGCGTGTGCCGCCGCAAGGTGGCCCAGGCGCGCGAGAAGCGCTTCACCTTCGTGCTGGCCGTGGTCATGGGCGTGTTCGTGCTCTGCTGGTTCCCCTTCTTCTTCACCTACAGCCTGTACGGTATCTGCCGCGAGGCCTGCCAGGTGCCCGTCCCGCTCTTCAAGTTCTTCTTCTGGATCGGCTACTGCAACAGCTCGCTCAATCCGGTCATCTACACGGTCTTCAACCAGGACTTTCGGCGGTCCTTCAAGCACATCCTCTTCCGACGGAGGAGAAGGGGCTTCAGGCAGTGA